A window of Ovis canadensis isolate MfBH-ARS-UI-01 breed Bighorn chromosome X, ARS-UI_OviCan_v2, whole genome shotgun sequence contains these coding sequences:
- the L1CAM gene encoding neural cell adhesion molecule L1 isoform X2: MAVALRYLWPLLLCSPCVLIQIPEELMEPPIITEQSPRRVVVFPTDDVSLKCEASGKPEVQFRWTRDGILFKPKEELGMIVNQAPHSGSFSITGNSSNFAQSFQGIYRCFASNKLGTAMSHEIQLMAEGTPKWPKETVKPVEVEEGESVILPCHPPPSAEPLRIYWMNSKILHIKQDERVTMGQNGNLYFANVLTSDNHSDYICHAHFPGTRTIIQKEPIDLRVKATNSMMDRKPHLLFPTNSSSHLVALQGQPLVLECIAEGFPTPTIKWLRPSGPMPADRVTYQNHNKTLQLLNVGEEDDGEYRCLAENSLGSDRHAYYVTVEAAPYWLHKPQSHLYGPGETARLDCQVQGRPQPEVTWRINGIPVEELGKDQKYRIHHGALVLSNLQPSDTMVTQCEARNRHGLLLANAYIYVVELPAKILTPDNETYMAVQGSTAYLLCKAFGAPVPSVQWLDREGKTVLQDERFFPYTNGTLGIRDLQANDTGHYFCQAANDQSNVTIVANLQVKDATRIMQGPRSTIEKRGSRVMFTCQASFDPSLQHSTTWRRDALDLQELGDSDKYFIEDERLVIHSLDYSDQGNYSCVASTKLDMVESQAELLVVGSPGPVPQLELSDRHLLKQSQVRLSWSPADDHNAPIEKYDIEFEDKEMAPEKWYSLGKVPGNQTSTTLKLSPYVHYTFRVTAINKYGPGEPSPDSETVVTPEAAPEKNPVDVKGEGNETNNMIITWKPLRWMDWNAPQVQYRVQWRPQKMQGAWQEQIVSDPFLVVSNTSTFVPYEIKVQTVNSQGKGPEPQITIGYSGEDYPQAIPLLEPVKALNSSTVLVRWQSVDPAQVKGHLRGYNVTYWWEGSQRKHSKRHVHKGHVVVPANTTSAILGGLQPYSSYRVEVQAFNGRGLGPASGMTFNTPEGVPGHPEALHLECQSDTSLLLHWQPPLSHNGVLTGYVLSYQPLNDGSKEQLSFDLPDPELRTHNLTNLSPRLRYRFQLQATTREGPGEAIIREGGTMALSGTPDFGNISAMAGENYSVVSWVPKEGQCNFGFQIWFKALGDEKLVTRLPPQYVSYNQSSYTQWDLQPDTDYEIQLLKEQVLLHQMAVKTNGTGRVRLPPAGFATEGWFIGFISAIVVLLLILLILCFIKRSKGGKYSVKDKEDTQVDSEARPMKDETFGEYSDNEEKAFGSSQPSLNGDIKPLGSDDSLADYGGSVDVQFNEDGSFIGQYSGKKEKEAAGGNDSSGATSPVNPIGTLE, encoded by the exons ATGGCCGTGGCGCTGCGGTACTTGTGGCCTCTCCTCCTCTGCAGCCCTTGCGTGCTCATCCAGATCCCTGAGGAAT TGATGGAACCCCCCATCATCACGGAGCAATCTCCCCGGCGTGTGGTCGTCTTCCCCACAGATGACGTCAGCCTCAAGTGTGAGGCCAGCGGCAAACCTGAAGTGCA GTTTCGCTGGACTCGGGATGGCATCCTCTTCAAACCCAAAGAGGAACTGGGCATGATCGTGAACCAGGCCCCCCATTCTGGCTCCTTCAGCATCACAGGCAACAGCAGCAACTTCGCCCAGAGCTTCCAGGGCATCTATCGCTGCTTTGCCAGCAACAAGCTGGGCACCGCCATGTCTCACGAGATCCAGCTCATGGCCGAGG GTACCCCCAAGTGGCCAAAGGAGACAGTGAAACCTGTTGAGGTCGAGGAAGGGGAGTCGGTGATTCTCCCTTGCCACCCGCCCCCCAGTGCAGAGCCGCTCCGGATCTACTGGATGAACAGCA AGATCTTGCACATCAAACAGGATGAGCGGGTGACTATGGGCCAGAATGGCAACCTCTACTTTGCCAACGTGCTCACCTCGGACAACCACTCAGACTACATCTGTCATGCCCACTTCCCTGGCACCCGAACCATCATTCAGAAGGAACCCATTGATCTCCGGGTCAAAGCCA CCAACAGCATGATGGACAGAAAACCACACCTGCTCTTCCCCACCAATTCCAGCAGCCACCTGGTGGCCCTGCAGGGGCAGCCCTTGGTGTTGGAGTGCATTGCAGAGGGCTT CCCCACGCCCACCATCAAGTGGCTGCGCCCAAGCGGCCCTATGCCAGCCGACCGGGTCACCTACCAGAACCACAACAAGACGCTGCAGTTGCTGAACGTGGGCGAGGAGGATGACGGCGAGTACCGCTGCCTGGCTGAGAACTCGCTGGGCAGTGACCGCCACGCCTACTATGTCACCGTGGAGG CTGCACCATACTGGCTACACAAGCCCCAGAGCCATCTGTACGGGCCAGGGGAGACTGCCCGCCTGGACTGTCAAGtgcagggcaggccccaaccagagGTCACCTGGAGAATCAATGGGATCCCTGTGGAGG AGCTGGGCAAGGACCAGAAGTACCGGATCCACCATGGAGCCCTGGTCCTGAGCAACCTGCAGCCCAGTGACACTATGGTGACCCAGTGTGAGGCCCGCAACCGCCACGGGCTCCTGCTGGCCAATGCCTACATCTATGTTGTGG AGCTGCCAGCCAAGATCCTGACCCCAGACAATGAGACATACATGGCAGTCCAGGGCAGCACCGCCTACCTTCTGTGCAAGGCCTTCGGAGCCCCTGTGCCCAGCGTCCAGTG GCTGGACAGGGAAGGAAAGACAGTGCTGCAGGACGAGCGCTTCTTCCCCTACACCAACGGGACCCTGGGCATCCGAGACCTCCAGGCCAATGACACTGGGCACTACTTCTGCCAGGCTGCCAACGACCAAAGCAACGTGACCATTGTGGCTAACCTGCAGGTCAAAG ATGCCACTCGGATCATGCAGGGGCCCCGCAGCACAATAGAGAAGAGAGGCTCCCGAGTGATGTTCACGTGCCAGGCCTCCTTTGACCCCTCCCTGCAGCACAGCACCACCTGGCGCAGGGATGCTCTCGACCTGCAGGAGCTGGGGGACAGTGACAA gtACTTCATAGAAGATGAGCGCCTGGTCATCCACAGCCTGGACTACAGCGACCAGGGCAACTACAGCTGTGTGGCCAGCACCAAGCTGGACATGGTGGAGAGCCAGGCAGAGCTGCTGGTGGTGG GGAGCCCTGGACCCGTGCCCCAGCTGGAGCTGTCTGATCGCCACCTGCTGAAGCAGAGCCAGGTGCGCCTGTCTTGGAGCCCGGCTGATGACCACAACGCCCCCATTGAAA AGTATGACATTGAATTTGAGGACAAGGAGATGGCACCCGAGAAGTGGTACAGCCTGGGCAAGGTGCCCGGGAACCAGACCTCCACCACCCTCAAGCTGTCGCCTTATGTTCACTATACCTTTCGAGTCACTGCCATCAACAAATACGGCCCTGGGGAGCCCAGCCCGGACTCTGAGACTGTGGTCACGCCGGAGGCAG CCCCGgagaagaatcctgtggacgtgAAGGGGGAAGGAAACGAGACCAACAACATGATCATCACTTGGAAG CCGCTGCGGTGGATGGACTGGAATGCCCCCCAGGTTCAGTATCGAGTGCAGTGGCGCCCCCAGAAgatgcagggggcctggcagGAACAGATCGTCAGTGACCCTTTCCTGGTGGTGTCCAATACATCTACCTTTGTGCCGTATGAGATCAAAGTCCAGACCGTCAACAGCCAGGGCAAGGGCCCCGAGCCCCAGATCACCATCGGCTACTCTGGAGAGGACT ACCCCCAGGCAATCCCTCTGCTGGAACCCGTCAAGGCCCTCAATTCAAGCACTGTGCTGGTCAGGTGGCAGTCTGTGGACCCAGCCCAGGTCAAAGGCCACCTCCGGGGATACAAT GTGACATACTGGTGGGAAGGCAGTCAGAGGAAGCACAGCAAGAGGCATGTCCACAAAGGCCATGTGGTGGTGCCCGCCAATACCACCAGCGCCATCCTGGGAGGCCTGCAGCCCTACAGCTCCTACCGGGTGGAGGTTCAGGCCTTTAATGGGAGGGGACTGGGGCCCGCCAGTGGGatgaccttcaacacccctgaGGGAG TGCCTGGACACCCTGAGGCGTTGCACCTGGAGTGCCAGTCGGATACCAGCCTGCTGCTGCACTGGCAGCCTCCACTCAGCCATAACGGCGTGCTCACAGGCTACGTGCTCTCCTACCAACCTC TGAATGATGGGAGCAAGGAGCAGTTGTCCTTTGACCTCCCGGATCCTGAGCTGCGGACACACAACCTGACCAACCTCAGCCCCCGCCTGCGGTACCGATTCCAGCTGCAGGCCACCACGAGGGAGGGCCCGGGGGAGGCGATCATACGAGAAGGAGGCACCATGGCCTTGTCCG GGACGCCGGACTTTGGCAACATCTCCGCCATGGCTGGCGAGAATTACAGTGTGGTCTCCTGGGTCCCCAAAGAGGGCCAGTGCAACTTCGGGTTCCAGATCTGGTTCAAAGCCCTGGGGG ACGAGAAGCTGGTGACTCGTCTCCCGCCGCAGTACGTCAGCTACAATCAGAGCTCCTACACACAGTGGGACCTGCAGCCTGACACCGACTATGAGATCCAGCTGCTCAAGGAGCAGGTGCTCCTGCACCAGATGGCAGTGAAGACCAATGGCACCG gccgAGTGAGGCTGCCTCCCGCTGGCTTTGCCACCGAGGGCTGGTTCATTGGCTTCATCAGTGCCATCGTTGTCCTGCTTCTCATCTTACTCATCCTGTGCTTCATTAAGCGCAGCAAGGGTGGCAAGTACTCGG tgaaggacaaggaggacaCCCAGGTGGACTCAGAGGCCCGGCCCATGAAGGACGAAACCTTCGGCGAGTACAG TGACAACGAGGAGAAGGCCTTTGGTAGCAGCCAGCCATCACTCAATGGAGACATCAAACCCCTGGGCAGCGATGACAGCCTGGCGGACTACGGAGGCAGCGTGGACGTCCAGTTCAATGAGGATGGCTCCTTCATTGGCCAGTACAGTggcaagaaggagaaggaggcggcAGGGGGCAATGACAGCTCCGGGGCCACATCCCCCGTCAACCCCATCGGGACCCTGGAGTAG
- the L1CAM gene encoding neural cell adhesion molecule L1 isoform X1 → MDLSDEGHHGKLRGGWKCFPGGPVCLVHHAGCSLCWFLGPAAPGGGAALFCLQQVGFLPGFPPVSGGPPFPLVLLSPHEGFALVGAPVSLFFLAHALSFCLASSLSSDCFLCDFWCHILSVLVPSTFAQLLWAQLAPPHPTTPWPCGLSGSRPGFCPHGTRVRAKVLTMSVPPPAPVMEPPIITEQSPRRVVVFPTDDVSLKCEASGKPEVQFRWTRDGILFKPKEELGMIVNQAPHSGSFSITGNSSNFAQSFQGIYRCFASNKLGTAMSHEIQLMAEGTPKWPKETVKPVEVEEGESVILPCHPPPSAEPLRIYWMNSKILHIKQDERVTMGQNGNLYFANVLTSDNHSDYICHAHFPGTRTIIQKEPIDLRVKATNSMMDRKPHLLFPTNSSSHLVALQGQPLVLECIAEGFPTPTIKWLRPSGPMPADRVTYQNHNKTLQLLNVGEEDDGEYRCLAENSLGSDRHAYYVTVEAAPYWLHKPQSHLYGPGETARLDCQVQGRPQPEVTWRINGIPVEELGKDQKYRIHHGALVLSNLQPSDTMVTQCEARNRHGLLLANAYIYVVELPAKILTPDNETYMAVQGSTAYLLCKAFGAPVPSVQWLDREGKTVLQDERFFPYTNGTLGIRDLQANDTGHYFCQAANDQSNVTIVANLQVKDATRIMQGPRSTIEKRGSRVMFTCQASFDPSLQHSTTWRRDALDLQELGDSDKYFIEDERLVIHSLDYSDQGNYSCVASTKLDMVESQAELLVVGSPGPVPQLELSDRHLLKQSQVRLSWSPADDHNAPIEKYDIEFEDKEMAPEKWYSLGKVPGNQTSTTLKLSPYVHYTFRVTAINKYGPGEPSPDSETVVTPEAAPEKNPVDVKGEGNETNNMIITWKPLRWMDWNAPQVQYRVQWRPQKMQGAWQEQIVSDPFLVVSNTSTFVPYEIKVQTVNSQGKGPEPQITIGYSGEDYPQAIPLLEPVKALNSSTVLVRWQSVDPAQVKGHLRGYNVTYWWEGSQRKHSKRHVHKGHVVVPANTTSAILGGLQPYSSYRVEVQAFNGRGLGPASGMTFNTPEGVPGHPEALHLECQSDTSLLLHWQPPLSHNGVLTGYVLSYQPLNDGSKEQLSFDLPDPELRTHNLTNLSPRLRYRFQLQATTREGPGEAIIREGGTMALSGTPDFGNISAMAGENYSVVSWVPKEGQCNFGFQIWFKALGDEKLVTRLPPQYVSYNQSSYTQWDLQPDTDYEIQLLKEQVLLHQMAVKTNGTGRVRLPPAGFATEGWFIGFISAIVVLLLILLILCFIKRSKGGKYSVKDKEDTQVDSEARPMKDETFGEYSDNEEKAFGSSQPSLNGDIKPLGSDDSLADYGGSVDVQFNEDGSFIGQYSGKKEKEAAGGNDSSGATSPVNPIGTLE, encoded by the exons ATGGATCTCTCAGATGAAGGACACCATGGTAAGTTGAGGGGAGGGTGGAAGTGTTTCCCAGGAGGCCCTGTATGCCTTGTGCATCATGCAGGCTGCAGCCTTTGCTGGTTCCTGGGTCCTGCGGCACCTGGTGGGGGGGCGGCTTTGTTCTGTCTTCAGCAGGTGGGTTTTCTCCCTGGCTTTCCACCTGTCTCTGGTGGTCCACCCTTCCCTCtggtcctcctctctccccatgagGGGTTTGCCCTGGTTGGTGCccctgtctctcttttctttcttgcacatgctttgtctttctgtttggcttcttctctctcttctgattgctttctctgtgatttttGGTGCCATATTCTCTCTGTTCTGGTCCCTTCCACCTTTGCCCAGCTGCTTTGGGCTCAActtgctcctccccaccccacaaccCCATGGCCATGCGGCCTGTCAGGCTCCAGACCTGGCTTCTGTCCCCACGGGACAAGGGTGAGGGCCAAAGTGCTCACCATGTCTGTCCCCCCTCCTGCCCCAGTGATGGAACCCCCCATCATCACGGAGCAATCTCCCCGGCGTGTGGTCGTCTTCCCCACAGATGACGTCAGCCTCAAGTGTGAGGCCAGCGGCAAACCTGAAGTGCA GTTTCGCTGGACTCGGGATGGCATCCTCTTCAAACCCAAAGAGGAACTGGGCATGATCGTGAACCAGGCCCCCCATTCTGGCTCCTTCAGCATCACAGGCAACAGCAGCAACTTCGCCCAGAGCTTCCAGGGCATCTATCGCTGCTTTGCCAGCAACAAGCTGGGCACCGCCATGTCTCACGAGATCCAGCTCATGGCCGAGG GTACCCCCAAGTGGCCAAAGGAGACAGTGAAACCTGTTGAGGTCGAGGAAGGGGAGTCGGTGATTCTCCCTTGCCACCCGCCCCCCAGTGCAGAGCCGCTCCGGATCTACTGGATGAACAGCA AGATCTTGCACATCAAACAGGATGAGCGGGTGACTATGGGCCAGAATGGCAACCTCTACTTTGCCAACGTGCTCACCTCGGACAACCACTCAGACTACATCTGTCATGCCCACTTCCCTGGCACCCGAACCATCATTCAGAAGGAACCCATTGATCTCCGGGTCAAAGCCA CCAACAGCATGATGGACAGAAAACCACACCTGCTCTTCCCCACCAATTCCAGCAGCCACCTGGTGGCCCTGCAGGGGCAGCCCTTGGTGTTGGAGTGCATTGCAGAGGGCTT CCCCACGCCCACCATCAAGTGGCTGCGCCCAAGCGGCCCTATGCCAGCCGACCGGGTCACCTACCAGAACCACAACAAGACGCTGCAGTTGCTGAACGTGGGCGAGGAGGATGACGGCGAGTACCGCTGCCTGGCTGAGAACTCGCTGGGCAGTGACCGCCACGCCTACTATGTCACCGTGGAGG CTGCACCATACTGGCTACACAAGCCCCAGAGCCATCTGTACGGGCCAGGGGAGACTGCCCGCCTGGACTGTCAAGtgcagggcaggccccaaccagagGTCACCTGGAGAATCAATGGGATCCCTGTGGAGG AGCTGGGCAAGGACCAGAAGTACCGGATCCACCATGGAGCCCTGGTCCTGAGCAACCTGCAGCCCAGTGACACTATGGTGACCCAGTGTGAGGCCCGCAACCGCCACGGGCTCCTGCTGGCCAATGCCTACATCTATGTTGTGG AGCTGCCAGCCAAGATCCTGACCCCAGACAATGAGACATACATGGCAGTCCAGGGCAGCACCGCCTACCTTCTGTGCAAGGCCTTCGGAGCCCCTGTGCCCAGCGTCCAGTG GCTGGACAGGGAAGGAAAGACAGTGCTGCAGGACGAGCGCTTCTTCCCCTACACCAACGGGACCCTGGGCATCCGAGACCTCCAGGCCAATGACACTGGGCACTACTTCTGCCAGGCTGCCAACGACCAAAGCAACGTGACCATTGTGGCTAACCTGCAGGTCAAAG ATGCCACTCGGATCATGCAGGGGCCCCGCAGCACAATAGAGAAGAGAGGCTCCCGAGTGATGTTCACGTGCCAGGCCTCCTTTGACCCCTCCCTGCAGCACAGCACCACCTGGCGCAGGGATGCTCTCGACCTGCAGGAGCTGGGGGACAGTGACAA gtACTTCATAGAAGATGAGCGCCTGGTCATCCACAGCCTGGACTACAGCGACCAGGGCAACTACAGCTGTGTGGCCAGCACCAAGCTGGACATGGTGGAGAGCCAGGCAGAGCTGCTGGTGGTGG GGAGCCCTGGACCCGTGCCCCAGCTGGAGCTGTCTGATCGCCACCTGCTGAAGCAGAGCCAGGTGCGCCTGTCTTGGAGCCCGGCTGATGACCACAACGCCCCCATTGAAA AGTATGACATTGAATTTGAGGACAAGGAGATGGCACCCGAGAAGTGGTACAGCCTGGGCAAGGTGCCCGGGAACCAGACCTCCACCACCCTCAAGCTGTCGCCTTATGTTCACTATACCTTTCGAGTCACTGCCATCAACAAATACGGCCCTGGGGAGCCCAGCCCGGACTCTGAGACTGTGGTCACGCCGGAGGCAG CCCCGgagaagaatcctgtggacgtgAAGGGGGAAGGAAACGAGACCAACAACATGATCATCACTTGGAAG CCGCTGCGGTGGATGGACTGGAATGCCCCCCAGGTTCAGTATCGAGTGCAGTGGCGCCCCCAGAAgatgcagggggcctggcagGAACAGATCGTCAGTGACCCTTTCCTGGTGGTGTCCAATACATCTACCTTTGTGCCGTATGAGATCAAAGTCCAGACCGTCAACAGCCAGGGCAAGGGCCCCGAGCCCCAGATCACCATCGGCTACTCTGGAGAGGACT ACCCCCAGGCAATCCCTCTGCTGGAACCCGTCAAGGCCCTCAATTCAAGCACTGTGCTGGTCAGGTGGCAGTCTGTGGACCCAGCCCAGGTCAAAGGCCACCTCCGGGGATACAAT GTGACATACTGGTGGGAAGGCAGTCAGAGGAAGCACAGCAAGAGGCATGTCCACAAAGGCCATGTGGTGGTGCCCGCCAATACCACCAGCGCCATCCTGGGAGGCCTGCAGCCCTACAGCTCCTACCGGGTGGAGGTTCAGGCCTTTAATGGGAGGGGACTGGGGCCCGCCAGTGGGatgaccttcaacacccctgaGGGAG TGCCTGGACACCCTGAGGCGTTGCACCTGGAGTGCCAGTCGGATACCAGCCTGCTGCTGCACTGGCAGCCTCCACTCAGCCATAACGGCGTGCTCACAGGCTACGTGCTCTCCTACCAACCTC TGAATGATGGGAGCAAGGAGCAGTTGTCCTTTGACCTCCCGGATCCTGAGCTGCGGACACACAACCTGACCAACCTCAGCCCCCGCCTGCGGTACCGATTCCAGCTGCAGGCCACCACGAGGGAGGGCCCGGGGGAGGCGATCATACGAGAAGGAGGCACCATGGCCTTGTCCG GGACGCCGGACTTTGGCAACATCTCCGCCATGGCTGGCGAGAATTACAGTGTGGTCTCCTGGGTCCCCAAAGAGGGCCAGTGCAACTTCGGGTTCCAGATCTGGTTCAAAGCCCTGGGGG ACGAGAAGCTGGTGACTCGTCTCCCGCCGCAGTACGTCAGCTACAATCAGAGCTCCTACACACAGTGGGACCTGCAGCCTGACACCGACTATGAGATCCAGCTGCTCAAGGAGCAGGTGCTCCTGCACCAGATGGCAGTGAAGACCAATGGCACCG gccgAGTGAGGCTGCCTCCCGCTGGCTTTGCCACCGAGGGCTGGTTCATTGGCTTCATCAGTGCCATCGTTGTCCTGCTTCTCATCTTACTCATCCTGTGCTTCATTAAGCGCAGCAAGGGTGGCAAGTACTCGG tgaaggacaaggaggacaCCCAGGTGGACTCAGAGGCCCGGCCCATGAAGGACGAAACCTTCGGCGAGTACAG TGACAACGAGGAGAAGGCCTTTGGTAGCAGCCAGCCATCACTCAATGGAGACATCAAACCCCTGGGCAGCGATGACAGCCTGGCGGACTACGGAGGCAGCGTGGACGTCCAGTTCAATGAGGATGGCTCCTTCATTGGCCAGTACAGTggcaagaaggagaaggaggcggcAGGGGGCAATGACAGCTCCGGGGCCACATCCCCCGTCAACCCCATCGGGACCCTGGAGTAG